In the genome of Siniperca chuatsi isolate FFG_IHB_CAS linkage group LG17, ASM2008510v1, whole genome shotgun sequence, one region contains:
- the LOC122863936 gene encoding sodium bicarbonate cotransporter 3-like isoform X11 translates to MDESLEQMRPLLRTGLDEEAIVDHGKTSFTTHTNYESEDLESHRAVYVGVHVPLGRESKRRHRHRGHKHHRKKKERDSEEGKEDGRESPTYDTPSQRVQFILGTEDDDLEHVPHDLFTELDELSFRDGSATEWKETARWLKFEEDVEDGGERWSKPYVATLSLHSLFELRSCILNGTVMLDMRANSIEEIADMVIDSMVASGQLKDDLCNKVREAMLKKHHHQNERKLSNRIPLVRSIADIGKKHSDPFLLERNGEGLSSSRLSLHKPGAASSVSNLSQRRESRVSVLLNHLLPSSSSNTGPSPGPSSFTPQNTPTFFRCSSQSPPCIHGAGLGPQGIPEVVVSPPEDDDPPNSAEEEAASLQLSRRASSASQGLELLPLEGPLVSRNSVPNNLDGNKAVERRPSKVGVSRESSSVDFSKVDMNFMKKIPPGAEASNVLVGEVDFLEKPIIAFVRLSPAVLITGLTEVPVPTRFLFLLLGPHGKGPQYHEIGRSMATLMTDEIFHDVAYKAKDRTDLLSGIDEFLDQVTVLPPGEWDPTIRIEPPKNVPSQLKRKRPSQPNGTASPGELEKEEDHHAGPELQRTGRIFGGLVLDVKRKLPFYWSDIRDSLSLQCLASILFLYCACMSPVITFGGLLGEATKGNISAIESLFGASLTGVAYSLFAGQPLTILGSTGPVLVFEKILFKFCNDYGLSYLSLRTSIGLWTAFLCLVLVATDASSLVCYITRFTEEAFAALICIIFIYEALEKLFHLGEHYPVNMHNNLDNLTLYSCQCSPPANVSDQLTQEWNQTGYSPDSIPWSSLNVSMCKILNGEFVGPACGHHGPYIPDVLFWSIILFFTTFFLSSFLKQFKTETYFPTKVRSTISDFAVFITIMIMVMVDYLMGIPSPKLNVPDRFEPTSKNRGWLMDPLGENPWWTLLVAALPALLCTILIFMDQQITAVIINRKEHKLKKGCGYHLDLLIVAIMLGVCSIMGLPWFVAATVLSISHVNSLKVESGCSAPGEQPKFLGIREQRVTGFMIFVLMGCSVFMTSALKFIPMPVLYGVFLYMGVSSLKGIQFFDRIKLFGMPAKHQPDLIYLRYVPLWKVHIFTLVQLTCLVLLWVIKASAAAVVFPMMVLALVFIRKLLDFCFTNRELSWLDDLMPESKKKKEDDKKKKAQEKLASNTVFIQEEESRLQDEEMGLKVSFEGSNLLSIPVKTLSGKSYRIGLVTHSLPMEEEF, encoded by the exons GGTCTAGATGAGGAAGCCATAGTTGACCATGGAAAGACCAGCTTCACCACTCACACAAACTATGAAAGTGAAGATTTGGAAA GCCACAGAGCAGTGTATGTAGGCGTCCATGTTCCCCTTGGCAGGGAGAGCAAACGGAGACATCGCCACCgaggacacaaacaccaccgcaagaagaaagagagagactctGAGGAGGGGAAAGAAGATGGCAGGGAATCCCCCACTTATG ACACACCATCCCAGCGGGTCCAGTTCATCCTGGGTACAGAGGATGATGACCTCGAGCACGTCCCCCATGACCTTTTCACTGAGCTGGACGAGCTGTCCTTCAGAGATGGCAGTGCCACTGAGTGGAAGGAGACTGCCAG ATGGTTGAAGTTTGAAGAGGATGTGGAAGACGGTGGGGAGAGGTGGAGTAAGCCCTATGTGGCTACGTTGTCACTACACAGCTTATTTGAACTGCGTAGCTGCATACTCAATGGCACAGTCATGCTGGATATGAGGGCCAACAGTATTGAGGAAATTGCAG ACATGGTGATAGACAGCATGGTGGCATCAGGCCAGCTGAAGGACGATTTGTGCAACAAGGTGCGGGAAGCCATGCTGAAGAAACACCACCACCAGAATGAGAGAAAGCTCAGCAATCGCATCCCTCTGGTGCGCTCCATTGCTGACATAGGCAAGAAACATTCTGACCCATTCTTGCTTGAAAGAAACG GAGAGGGCCTGTCCTCTTCACGCCTCTCTCTCCACAAGCCAGGGGCAGCCTCCTCTGTCTCCAACCTCTCCCAGAGACGAGAGTCCAGAGTCTCCGTCCTGCTCAACCATCTCCtgccctcttcttcctccaacACTGGGCCCTCCCCAGGCCCCTCATCCTTCACCCCTCAAAATACCCCCACTTTCTTCCGGTGTTCCTCCCAAAGCCCGCCATGTATCCATGGCGCAGGCCTTGGCCCTCAAGGCATCCCTGAGGTGGTGGTATCACCTCCTGAGGATGACGATCCACCGAactctgcagaagaagaggcagCATCACTACAGCTCAGTCGACGAGCATCCTCGGCATCCCAGGGCCTCGAGCTGCTGCCCTTAGAAG GACCGTTGGTGTCTCGCAATTCTGTCCCAAACAACCTGGATGGCAACAAGGCAGTGGAGAGGAGGCCATCCAAAGTAGGGGTCAGTAGAGAAAGCAGCAGTGTCGACTTCAGCAAG GTGGACATGAATTTCATGAAAAAGATTCCTCCAGGTGCTGAAGCTTCCAACGTACTGGTGGGAGAAGTGGATTTCCTGGAGAAGCCCATAATTGCCTTTGTACGACTGTCCCCAGCAGTCCTTATCACAGGCCTCACAGAGGTGCCTGTGCCCACAAG GTTTCTTttcctgcttttgggtcctcATGGCAAAGGGCCTCAGTACCATGAGATCGGCAGATCCATGGCCACACTAATGACAGATgag ATTTTCCACGATGTGGCATACAAGGCCAAAGACCGAACGGATCTCCTCTCGGGAATAGATGAGTTCCTTGATCAAGTGACTGTTCTGCCTCCTGGAGAATGGGACCCCACAATCCGGATTGAGCCCCCCAAAAATGTCCCATCTCAA CTAAAGAGGAAGAGACCGTCTCAGCCCAATGGCACTGCGTCTCCAGGAGAgctggaaaaggaggaggaccATCACGCAGGGCCTGAGCTGCAGAGGACCGGGAG GATATTTGGAGGTCTGGTCCTGGACGTCAAGCGGAAGTTACCATTCTACTGGAGCGACATCAGGGACTCCCTCAGTCTGCAGTGTCTAGCCTCCATCCTGTTCCTCTACTGCGCCTGCATGTCCCCTGTCATCACATTTGGAGGTCTGCTTGGGGAGGCAACAAAAGGCAACATA AGTGCCATAGAGTCTCTATTTGGGGCCTCACTGACAGGAGTGGCATACTCCCTCTTCGCAGGCCAGCCCCTCACTATTCTTGGCAGTACAGGACCTGTTTTAGTGTTTGAGAAGATCCTCTTCAAGTTCTGCAA TGACTATGGCCTTTCCTACCTGTCGCTGCGGACCAGCATTGGTCTATGGACAGCCTTCCTGTGTCTGGTCCTGGTGGCCACAGATGCTAGTTCCCTGGTCTGCTACATCACCCGATTCACAGAGGAGGCCTTTGCTGCACTCATCTGCATCATCTTCATCTACGAGGCTCTAGAGAAGCTCTTTCACCTGGGAGAACACTACCCCGTCAACATGCACAACAACTTGGACAACCTTACCCTGTATTC GTGTCAGTGCTCTCCACCAGCCAATGTCTCAGATCAGCTCACGCAGGAGTGGAACCAGACAGGATACAGCCCAGACTCCATCCCATGGAGCAGCCTCAATGTTTCG ATGTGTAAGATACTCAATGGGGAGTTTGTGGGTCCTGCCTGCGGTCATCATGGGCCCTACATCCCAGATGTTCTCTTCTGGTCTATTATCCTCTTCTTCAccacctttttcctctcttccttccttaaGCAGTTCaagacagagacatattttcccACCAAG GTGCGATCCACCATCAGCGACTTTGCTGTGTTCATAACCATCATGATCATGGTGATGGTGGACTATCTAATGGGGATCCCCTCTCCTAAACTTAATGTCCCTGACCGCTTTGAG CCAACTTCAAAGAACCGAGGCTGGCTGATGGACCCCTTAGGAGAAAATCCCTGGTGGACGCTTCTGGTGGCAGCACTTCCTGCCTTGCTCTGCACCATCCTCATCTTTATGGACCAGCAGATCACTGCAGTCATCATCAACCGCAAGGAGCACAAGCTCAAG AAAGGTTGCGGCTATCACCTGGACTTGCTGATAGTGGCAATTATGCTGGGTGTGTGCTCCATTATGGGCCTGCCGTGGTTCGTGGCTGCAACAGTCCTGTCCATCTCCCACGTTAACAGCCTGAAGGTGGAGTCCGGCTGCTCCGCTCCAGGAGAGCAGCCCAAGTTTCTGGGTATCCGGGAGCAGCGAGTCACTGGATTCATGATCTTTGTCCTCATGGGTTGTTCTGTTTTCATGACCTCAGCGCTCAAG TTTATTCCTATGCCAGTCCTGTATGGAGTCTTTCTCTACATGGGTGTCTCTTCCCTCAAAGGCATTCAA TTCTTTGACAGAATCAAGCTGTTCGGCATGCCTGCCAAGCACCAGCCTGATCTGATCTATCTGCGCTATGTGCCGCTGTGGAAGGTGCATATCTTCACCCTGGTGCAGCTCACCTGTTTGGTGCTGCTCTGGGTCATCAAGgcctctgcagcagctgttgtGTTTCCCATGATG GTTCTGGCGCTGGTCTTTATCCGAAAGCTTCTAGACTTTTGCTTCACCAATAGAGAGCTGAGCTGGCTGGATGACTTGATGCCAGAaagcaagaagaagaaagaggacgataagaaaaaaaaagcacaagaaaAGCTG GCTtccaatactgttttcattcaggaAGAAGAGTCCAGACTGCAGGACGAAGAGATGGGGCTGAAGGTCAGCTTTGAAGGCTCCAACCTGCTCAGCATCCCAGTGAAGACACTCTCAGGGAA ATCATACAGAATAGGACTAGTGACCCACAGCCTCCCAATGGAAGAAGAG TTTTGA
- the LOC122863936 gene encoding sodium bicarbonate cotransporter 3-like isoform X7, whose amino-acid sequence MDESLEQMRPLLRTGLDEEAIVDHGKTSFTTHTNYESEDLESHRAVYVGVHVPLGRESKRRHRHRGHKHHRKKKERDSEEGKEDGRESPTYDTPSQRVQFILGTEDDDLEHVPHDLFTELDELSFRDGSATEWKETARWLKFEEDVEDGGERWSKPYVATLSLHSLFELRSCILNGTVMLDMRANSIEEIADMVIDSMVASGQLKDDLCNKVREAMLKKHHHQNERKLSNRIPLVRSIADIGKKHSDPFLLERNGEGLSSSRLSLHKPGAASSVSNLSQRRESRVSVLLNHLLPSSSSNTGPSPGPSSFTPQNTPTFFRCSSQSPPCIHGAGLGPQGIPEVVVSPPEDDDPPNSAEEEAASLQLSRRASSASQGLELLPLEGPLVSRNSVPNNLDGNKAVERRPSKVGVSRESSSVDFSKVDMNFMKKIPPGAEASNVLVGEVDFLEKPIIAFVRLSPAVLITGLTEVPVPTRFLFLLLGPHGKGPQYHEIGRSMATLMTDEIFHDVAYKAKDRTDLLSGIDEFLDQVTVLPPGEWDPTIRIEPPKNVPSQLKRKRPSQPNGTASPGELEKEEDHHAGPELQRTGRIFGGLVLDVKRKLPFYWSDIRDSLSLQCLASILFLYCACMSPVITFGGLLGEATKGNISAIESLFGASLTGVAYSLFAGQPLTILGSTGPVLVFEKILFKFCNDYGLSYLSLRTSIGLWTAFLCLVLVATDASSLVCYITRFTEEAFAALICIIFIYEALEKLFHLGEHYPVNMHNNLDNLTLYSCQCSPPANVSDQLTQEWNQTGYSPDSIPWSSLNVSMCKILNGEFVGPACGHHGPYIPDVLFWSIILFFTTFFLSSFLKQFKTETYFPTKVRSTISDFAVFITIMIMVMVDYLMGIPSPKLNVPDRFEPTSKNRGWLMDPLGENPWWTLLVAALPALLCTILIFMDQQITAVIINRKEHKLKKGCGYHLDLLIVAIMLGVCSIMGLPWFVAATVLSISHVNSLKVESGCSAPGEQPKFLGIREQRVTGFMIFVLMGCSVFMTSALKFIPMPVLYGVFLYMGVSSLKGIQFFDRIKLFGMPAKHQPDLIYLRYVPLWKVHIFTLVQLTCLVLLWVIKASAAAVVFPMMVLALVFIRKLLDFCFTNRELSWLDDLMPESKKKKEDDKKKKAQEKLASNTVFIQEEESRLQDEEMGLKVSFEGSNLLSIPVKTLSGNQEKVACVRVDVRPDTPGGGSTAETFL is encoded by the exons GGTCTAGATGAGGAAGCCATAGTTGACCATGGAAAGACCAGCTTCACCACTCACACAAACTATGAAAGTGAAGATTTGGAAA GCCACAGAGCAGTGTATGTAGGCGTCCATGTTCCCCTTGGCAGGGAGAGCAAACGGAGACATCGCCACCgaggacacaaacaccaccgcaagaagaaagagagagactctGAGGAGGGGAAAGAAGATGGCAGGGAATCCCCCACTTATG ACACACCATCCCAGCGGGTCCAGTTCATCCTGGGTACAGAGGATGATGACCTCGAGCACGTCCCCCATGACCTTTTCACTGAGCTGGACGAGCTGTCCTTCAGAGATGGCAGTGCCACTGAGTGGAAGGAGACTGCCAG ATGGTTGAAGTTTGAAGAGGATGTGGAAGACGGTGGGGAGAGGTGGAGTAAGCCCTATGTGGCTACGTTGTCACTACACAGCTTATTTGAACTGCGTAGCTGCATACTCAATGGCACAGTCATGCTGGATATGAGGGCCAACAGTATTGAGGAAATTGCAG ACATGGTGATAGACAGCATGGTGGCATCAGGCCAGCTGAAGGACGATTTGTGCAACAAGGTGCGGGAAGCCATGCTGAAGAAACACCACCACCAGAATGAGAGAAAGCTCAGCAATCGCATCCCTCTGGTGCGCTCCATTGCTGACATAGGCAAGAAACATTCTGACCCATTCTTGCTTGAAAGAAACG GAGAGGGCCTGTCCTCTTCACGCCTCTCTCTCCACAAGCCAGGGGCAGCCTCCTCTGTCTCCAACCTCTCCCAGAGACGAGAGTCCAGAGTCTCCGTCCTGCTCAACCATCTCCtgccctcttcttcctccaacACTGGGCCCTCCCCAGGCCCCTCATCCTTCACCCCTCAAAATACCCCCACTTTCTTCCGGTGTTCCTCCCAAAGCCCGCCATGTATCCATGGCGCAGGCCTTGGCCCTCAAGGCATCCCTGAGGTGGTGGTATCACCTCCTGAGGATGACGATCCACCGAactctgcagaagaagaggcagCATCACTACAGCTCAGTCGACGAGCATCCTCGGCATCCCAGGGCCTCGAGCTGCTGCCCTTAGAAG GACCGTTGGTGTCTCGCAATTCTGTCCCAAACAACCTGGATGGCAACAAGGCAGTGGAGAGGAGGCCATCCAAAGTAGGGGTCAGTAGAGAAAGCAGCAGTGTCGACTTCAGCAAG GTGGACATGAATTTCATGAAAAAGATTCCTCCAGGTGCTGAAGCTTCCAACGTACTGGTGGGAGAAGTGGATTTCCTGGAGAAGCCCATAATTGCCTTTGTACGACTGTCCCCAGCAGTCCTTATCACAGGCCTCACAGAGGTGCCTGTGCCCACAAG GTTTCTTttcctgcttttgggtcctcATGGCAAAGGGCCTCAGTACCATGAGATCGGCAGATCCATGGCCACACTAATGACAGATgag ATTTTCCACGATGTGGCATACAAGGCCAAAGACCGAACGGATCTCCTCTCGGGAATAGATGAGTTCCTTGATCAAGTGACTGTTCTGCCTCCTGGAGAATGGGACCCCACAATCCGGATTGAGCCCCCCAAAAATGTCCCATCTCAA CTAAAGAGGAAGAGACCGTCTCAGCCCAATGGCACTGCGTCTCCAGGAGAgctggaaaaggaggaggaccATCACGCAGGGCCTGAGCTGCAGAGGACCGGGAG GATATTTGGAGGTCTGGTCCTGGACGTCAAGCGGAAGTTACCATTCTACTGGAGCGACATCAGGGACTCCCTCAGTCTGCAGTGTCTAGCCTCCATCCTGTTCCTCTACTGCGCCTGCATGTCCCCTGTCATCACATTTGGAGGTCTGCTTGGGGAGGCAACAAAAGGCAACATA AGTGCCATAGAGTCTCTATTTGGGGCCTCACTGACAGGAGTGGCATACTCCCTCTTCGCAGGCCAGCCCCTCACTATTCTTGGCAGTACAGGACCTGTTTTAGTGTTTGAGAAGATCCTCTTCAAGTTCTGCAA TGACTATGGCCTTTCCTACCTGTCGCTGCGGACCAGCATTGGTCTATGGACAGCCTTCCTGTGTCTGGTCCTGGTGGCCACAGATGCTAGTTCCCTGGTCTGCTACATCACCCGATTCACAGAGGAGGCCTTTGCTGCACTCATCTGCATCATCTTCATCTACGAGGCTCTAGAGAAGCTCTTTCACCTGGGAGAACACTACCCCGTCAACATGCACAACAACTTGGACAACCTTACCCTGTATTC GTGTCAGTGCTCTCCACCAGCCAATGTCTCAGATCAGCTCACGCAGGAGTGGAACCAGACAGGATACAGCCCAGACTCCATCCCATGGAGCAGCCTCAATGTTTCG ATGTGTAAGATACTCAATGGGGAGTTTGTGGGTCCTGCCTGCGGTCATCATGGGCCCTACATCCCAGATGTTCTCTTCTGGTCTATTATCCTCTTCTTCAccacctttttcctctcttccttccttaaGCAGTTCaagacagagacatattttcccACCAAG GTGCGATCCACCATCAGCGACTTTGCTGTGTTCATAACCATCATGATCATGGTGATGGTGGACTATCTAATGGGGATCCCCTCTCCTAAACTTAATGTCCCTGACCGCTTTGAG CCAACTTCAAAGAACCGAGGCTGGCTGATGGACCCCTTAGGAGAAAATCCCTGGTGGACGCTTCTGGTGGCAGCACTTCCTGCCTTGCTCTGCACCATCCTCATCTTTATGGACCAGCAGATCACTGCAGTCATCATCAACCGCAAGGAGCACAAGCTCAAG AAAGGTTGCGGCTATCACCTGGACTTGCTGATAGTGGCAATTATGCTGGGTGTGTGCTCCATTATGGGCCTGCCGTGGTTCGTGGCTGCAACAGTCCTGTCCATCTCCCACGTTAACAGCCTGAAGGTGGAGTCCGGCTGCTCCGCTCCAGGAGAGCAGCCCAAGTTTCTGGGTATCCGGGAGCAGCGAGTCACTGGATTCATGATCTTTGTCCTCATGGGTTGTTCTGTTTTCATGACCTCAGCGCTCAAG TTTATTCCTATGCCAGTCCTGTATGGAGTCTTTCTCTACATGGGTGTCTCTTCCCTCAAAGGCATTCAA TTCTTTGACAGAATCAAGCTGTTCGGCATGCCTGCCAAGCACCAGCCTGATCTGATCTATCTGCGCTATGTGCCGCTGTGGAAGGTGCATATCTTCACCCTGGTGCAGCTCACCTGTTTGGTGCTGCTCTGGGTCATCAAGgcctctgcagcagctgttgtGTTTCCCATGATG GTTCTGGCGCTGGTCTTTATCCGAAAGCTTCTAGACTTTTGCTTCACCAATAGAGAGCTGAGCTGGCTGGATGACTTGATGCCAGAaagcaagaagaagaaagaggacgataagaaaaaaaaagcacaagaaaAGCTG GCTtccaatactgttttcattcaggaAGAAGAGTCCAGACTGCAGGACGAAGAGATGGGGCTGAAGGTCAGCTTTGAAGGCTCCAACCTGCTCAGCATCCCAGTGAAGACACTCTCAGGGAA CCAGGAGAAGGTGGCCTGCGTTAGAGTAGACGTCAGACCAGATACACCTGGAGGGGGTTCCACTGCTGAGACCTTCCTGTGA
- the LOC122863936 gene encoding sodium bicarbonate cotransporter 3-like isoform X16 encodes MDESLEQMRPLLRTGLDEEAIVDHGKTSFTTHTNYESEDLESHRAVYVGVHVPLGRESKRRHRHRGHKHHRKKKERDSEEGKEDGRESPTYDTPSQRVQFILGTEDDDLEHVPHDLFTELDELSFRDGSATEWKETARWLKFEEDVEDGGERWSKPYVATLSLHSLFELRSCILNGTVMLDMRANSIEEIADMVIDSMVASGQLKDDLCNKVREAMLKKHHHQNERKLSNRIPLVRSIADIGKKHSDPFLLERNGEGLSSSRLSLHKPGAASSVSNLSQRRESRVSVLLNHLLPSSSSNTGPSPGPSSFTPQNTPTFFRCSSQSPPCIHGAGLGPQGIPEVVVSPPEDDDPPNSAEEEAASLQLSRRASSASQGLELLPLEGPLVSRNSVPNNLDGNKAVERRPSKVGVDMNFMKKIPPGAEASNVLVGEVDFLEKPIIAFVRLSPAVLITGLTEVPVPTRFLFLLLGPHGKGPQYHEIGRSMATLMTDEIFHDVAYKAKDRTDLLSGIDEFLDQVTVLPPGEWDPTIRIEPPKNVPSQLKRKRPSQPNGTASPGELEKEEDHHAGPELQRTGRIFGGLVLDVKRKLPFYWSDIRDSLSLQCLASILFLYCACMSPVITFGGLLGEATKGNISAIESLFGASLTGVAYSLFAGQPLTILGSTGPVLVFEKILFKFCNDYGLSYLSLRTSIGLWTAFLCLVLVATDASSLVCYITRFTEEAFAALICIIFIYEALEKLFHLGEHYPVNMHNNLDNLTLYSCQCSPPANVSDQLTQEWNQTGYSPDSIPWSSLNVSMCKILNGEFVGPACGHHGPYIPDVLFWSIILFFTTFFLSSFLKQFKTETYFPTKVRSTISDFAVFITIMIMVMVDYLMGIPSPKLNVPDRFEPTSKNRGWLMDPLGENPWWTLLVAALPALLCTILIFMDQQITAVIINRKEHKLKKGCGYHLDLLIVAIMLGVCSIMGLPWFVAATVLSISHVNSLKVESGCSAPGEQPKFLGIREQRVTGFMIFVLMGCSVFMTSALKFIPMPVLYGVFLYMGVSSLKGIQFFDRIKLFGMPAKHQPDLIYLRYVPLWKVHIFTLVQLTCLVLLWVIKASAAAVVFPMMVLALVFIRKLLDFCFTNRELSWLDDLMPESKKKKEDDKKKKAQEKLEEESRLQDEEMGLKVSFEGSNLLSIPVKTLSGKSYRIGLVTHSLPMEEEPGEGGLR; translated from the exons GGTCTAGATGAGGAAGCCATAGTTGACCATGGAAAGACCAGCTTCACCACTCACACAAACTATGAAAGTGAAGATTTGGAAA GCCACAGAGCAGTGTATGTAGGCGTCCATGTTCCCCTTGGCAGGGAGAGCAAACGGAGACATCGCCACCgaggacacaaacaccaccgcaagaagaaagagagagactctGAGGAGGGGAAAGAAGATGGCAGGGAATCCCCCACTTATG ACACACCATCCCAGCGGGTCCAGTTCATCCTGGGTACAGAGGATGATGACCTCGAGCACGTCCCCCATGACCTTTTCACTGAGCTGGACGAGCTGTCCTTCAGAGATGGCAGTGCCACTGAGTGGAAGGAGACTGCCAG ATGGTTGAAGTTTGAAGAGGATGTGGAAGACGGTGGGGAGAGGTGGAGTAAGCCCTATGTGGCTACGTTGTCACTACACAGCTTATTTGAACTGCGTAGCTGCATACTCAATGGCACAGTCATGCTGGATATGAGGGCCAACAGTATTGAGGAAATTGCAG ACATGGTGATAGACAGCATGGTGGCATCAGGCCAGCTGAAGGACGATTTGTGCAACAAGGTGCGGGAAGCCATGCTGAAGAAACACCACCACCAGAATGAGAGAAAGCTCAGCAATCGCATCCCTCTGGTGCGCTCCATTGCTGACATAGGCAAGAAACATTCTGACCCATTCTTGCTTGAAAGAAACG GAGAGGGCCTGTCCTCTTCACGCCTCTCTCTCCACAAGCCAGGGGCAGCCTCCTCTGTCTCCAACCTCTCCCAGAGACGAGAGTCCAGAGTCTCCGTCCTGCTCAACCATCTCCtgccctcttcttcctccaacACTGGGCCCTCCCCAGGCCCCTCATCCTTCACCCCTCAAAATACCCCCACTTTCTTCCGGTGTTCCTCCCAAAGCCCGCCATGTATCCATGGCGCAGGCCTTGGCCCTCAAGGCATCCCTGAGGTGGTGGTATCACCTCCTGAGGATGACGATCCACCGAactctgcagaagaagaggcagCATCACTACAGCTCAGTCGACGAGCATCCTCGGCATCCCAGGGCCTCGAGCTGCTGCCCTTAGAAG GACCGTTGGTGTCTCGCAATTCTGTCCCAAACAACCTGGATGGCAACAAGGCAGTGGAGAGGAGGCCATCCAAAGTAGGG GTGGACATGAATTTCATGAAAAAGATTCCTCCAGGTGCTGAAGCTTCCAACGTACTGGTGGGAGAAGTGGATTTCCTGGAGAAGCCCATAATTGCCTTTGTACGACTGTCCCCAGCAGTCCTTATCACAGGCCTCACAGAGGTGCCTGTGCCCACAAG GTTTCTTttcctgcttttgggtcctcATGGCAAAGGGCCTCAGTACCATGAGATCGGCAGATCCATGGCCACACTAATGACAGATgag ATTTTCCACGATGTGGCATACAAGGCCAAAGACCGAACGGATCTCCTCTCGGGAATAGATGAGTTCCTTGATCAAGTGACTGTTCTGCCTCCTGGAGAATGGGACCCCACAATCCGGATTGAGCCCCCCAAAAATGTCCCATCTCAA CTAAAGAGGAAGAGACCGTCTCAGCCCAATGGCACTGCGTCTCCAGGAGAgctggaaaaggaggaggaccATCACGCAGGGCCTGAGCTGCAGAGGACCGGGAG GATATTTGGAGGTCTGGTCCTGGACGTCAAGCGGAAGTTACCATTCTACTGGAGCGACATCAGGGACTCCCTCAGTCTGCAGTGTCTAGCCTCCATCCTGTTCCTCTACTGCGCCTGCATGTCCCCTGTCATCACATTTGGAGGTCTGCTTGGGGAGGCAACAAAAGGCAACATA AGTGCCATAGAGTCTCTATTTGGGGCCTCACTGACAGGAGTGGCATACTCCCTCTTCGCAGGCCAGCCCCTCACTATTCTTGGCAGTACAGGACCTGTTTTAGTGTTTGAGAAGATCCTCTTCAAGTTCTGCAA TGACTATGGCCTTTCCTACCTGTCGCTGCGGACCAGCATTGGTCTATGGACAGCCTTCCTGTGTCTGGTCCTGGTGGCCACAGATGCTAGTTCCCTGGTCTGCTACATCACCCGATTCACAGAGGAGGCCTTTGCTGCACTCATCTGCATCATCTTCATCTACGAGGCTCTAGAGAAGCTCTTTCACCTGGGAGAACACTACCCCGTCAACATGCACAACAACTTGGACAACCTTACCCTGTATTC GTGTCAGTGCTCTCCACCAGCCAATGTCTCAGATCAGCTCACGCAGGAGTGGAACCAGACAGGATACAGCCCAGACTCCATCCCATGGAGCAGCCTCAATGTTTCG ATGTGTAAGATACTCAATGGGGAGTTTGTGGGTCCTGCCTGCGGTCATCATGGGCCCTACATCCCAGATGTTCTCTTCTGGTCTATTATCCTCTTCTTCAccacctttttcctctcttccttccttaaGCAGTTCaagacagagacatattttcccACCAAG GTGCGATCCACCATCAGCGACTTTGCTGTGTTCATAACCATCATGATCATGGTGATGGTGGACTATCTAATGGGGATCCCCTCTCCTAAACTTAATGTCCCTGACCGCTTTGAG CCAACTTCAAAGAACCGAGGCTGGCTGATGGACCCCTTAGGAGAAAATCCCTGGTGGACGCTTCTGGTGGCAGCACTTCCTGCCTTGCTCTGCACCATCCTCATCTTTATGGACCAGCAGATCACTGCAGTCATCATCAACCGCAAGGAGCACAAGCTCAAG AAAGGTTGCGGCTATCACCTGGACTTGCTGATAGTGGCAATTATGCTGGGTGTGTGCTCCATTATGGGCCTGCCGTGGTTCGTGGCTGCAACAGTCCTGTCCATCTCCCACGTTAACAGCCTGAAGGTGGAGTCCGGCTGCTCCGCTCCAGGAGAGCAGCCCAAGTTTCTGGGTATCCGGGAGCAGCGAGTCACTGGATTCATGATCTTTGTCCTCATGGGTTGTTCTGTTTTCATGACCTCAGCGCTCAAG TTTATTCCTATGCCAGTCCTGTATGGAGTCTTTCTCTACATGGGTGTCTCTTCCCTCAAAGGCATTCAA TTCTTTGACAGAATCAAGCTGTTCGGCATGCCTGCCAAGCACCAGCCTGATCTGATCTATCTGCGCTATGTGCCGCTGTGGAAGGTGCATATCTTCACCCTGGTGCAGCTCACCTGTTTGGTGCTGCTCTGGGTCATCAAGgcctctgcagcagctgttgtGTTTCCCATGATG GTTCTGGCGCTGGTCTTTATCCGAAAGCTTCTAGACTTTTGCTTCACCAATAGAGAGCTGAGCTGGCTGGATGACTTGATGCCAGAaagcaagaagaagaaagaggacgataagaaaaaaaaagcacaagaaaAGCTG gaAGAAGAGTCCAGACTGCAGGACGAAGAGATGGGGCTGAAGGTCAGCTTTGAAGGCTCCAACCTGCTCAGCATCCCAGTGAAGACACTCTCAGGGAA ATCATACAGAATAGGACTAGTGACCCACAGCCTCCCAATGGAAGAAGAG CCAGGAGAAGGTGGCCTGCGTTAG